In Oncorhynchus clarkii lewisi isolate Uvic-CL-2024 chromosome 2, UVic_Ocla_1.0, whole genome shotgun sequence, one DNA window encodes the following:
- the LOC139423579 gene encoding telethonin-like — MLYTHKINRLNSGDVYLVNAHCDVKEKDQEKKESYQATWLDLVMETRPEQQTTLFENDSSRKETYKQKQVAHFLVQRNPSQRIKMGTRGGMLKEYQLPYKNAIRVPIFTPSKAVPPKDLYRSPSPSEYKSIMEFETIAKGVCSDKQEIFEITKDLPKVSQPIRVNFRASSLISPTREFSHSFRG; from the exons ATGCTCTACACACACAAGATTAACCGTCTAAACAGTGGGGATGTGTATCTGGTAAATGCCCACTGCGATGTAAAGGAGAAGGACCAGGAGAAGAAGGAGTCCTACCAGGCCACTTGGTTGGACTTGGTGATGGAAACGAGACCAGAACAACA GACCACATTGTTTGAAAACGACTCCTCGAGAAAGGAGACCTACAAGCAGAAACAGGTGGCTCATTTCTTGGTCCAGAGAAACCCCAGTCAGAGGATCAAGATGGGCACAAGGGGTGGAATGCTGAAGGAGTACCAGCTGCCATACAAGAACGCCATCCGTGTGCCCATCTTCACTCCCAGCAAAGCCGTCCCACCCAAAGACCTGTACAGATCACCTTCTCCATCAGAGTACAAGTCTATCATGGAATTTGAGACGATCGCCAAAGGAGTATGTTCAGATAAACAGGAGATTTTCGAAATCACTAAGGACTTACCTAAGGTCTCCCAACCTATCCGTGTTAACTTCAGGGCATCTAGTCTTATATCCCCAACACGTGAGTTTTCACACTCCTTCAGGGGTTGA